Proteins encoded together in one Bacteroidota bacterium window:
- a CDS encoding T9SS type A sorting domain-containing protein — translation MKKFLLTLGLAVAAFVSADAQIIKSGNITANETWTSNNIYLLNGWVYVKPGVTLTIQPGTIIKGDFVSKGALIIERDAKLIADGTAEQPIVFTSQKAVGQRSYGDWGGLIICGRASVNLPANAANGTAAGEGVIEGGVGTIYGGGATPNDNDSSGVIRYVRIEYPGVAFQPNSEINGLTMGGVGRKTVIEHVQVSYSGDDAFEWFGGTVNCKYLISYRAWDDDFDTDNGFKGSIQFGVVLRDPNIADQSGSNGFESDNDATGTGNTPITQPIFSNISVYGPLCFNSTINSLYRRALHLRRNTRTCVYNSVFAGYPTGLLIESSSTQGNATAGDLQFRNTALVQMTDTLAASTAANPNNVNGAFNISTWFATAGFNNQTIGLASSLGINNLSLTNPDLLISASSPLNSGASFSNANLSNSFFTPTSYIGAFGPTGNWMACWSEFDCQNQPYNAAINNVFTASATAQGATTFCQGGSVSLDATTAGASSYLWSNGATTATISVTQSGTYSCTVMKPNGCEAVTNSITVTVNALPAVPTIAANGPVTFCNGGSVQLTASQASGLLWSNNATSQSITVNASGTFDVTYTDANGCSATSAATTVTVNANPAAPSITASGPTTFCTGDSVTLSSSQATGNLWSNTATSQSITVTTSGSYSVVYTDANGCTATSNAVQVSVSNSPAPTVQATGSTTLCPGETVTLTSSIADTYLWSTGATTQSITVSAAGSYSVTVTNSNACNGVGASAPVTVVVNPAPTAGFTFSTINNIVTFTNSSTGGTVYNWDFGDNSSSTAAAPQHVYLSSGNFTVTLVVTNAQGCTDTITQVIPFFVGVQEQQEINSITLYPNPAGEQFNLNISLVDNNDVQITAFDMTGKLLINENKSLNSGNNNLSYDVTNWENGIYFVRVATGSVSQTIKVVVNR, via the coding sequence ATGAAAAAGTTTTTACTTACCCTTGGTCTTGCAGTAGCAGCCTTCGTTTCGGCCGATGCGCAGATCATTAAATCAGGTAACATTACAGCAAATGAAACCTGGACCTCCAACAACATTTATCTGCTCAACGGCTGGGTATATGTAAAACCCGGTGTTACGCTCACCATTCAGCCCGGCACAATCATCAAAGGCGATTTCGTTTCGAAAGGTGCTTTGATTATTGAGCGCGATGCAAAACTTATTGCCGATGGTACTGCCGAACAGCCCATCGTATTTACATCGCAGAAAGCCGTGGGCCAGCGCTCTTACGGCGACTGGGGCGGTCTTATTATCTGTGGCCGCGCTTCTGTAAACCTGCCCGCTAACGCTGCAAACGGCACTGCTGCCGGCGAAGGCGTAATTGAAGGTGGCGTAGGCACAATTTACGGTGGCGGCGCTACACCTAATGACAACGACAGCTCAGGTGTTATCCGCTACGTGCGCATTGAGTATCCCGGTGTGGCTTTCCAGCCCAATAGCGAAATCAACGGCCTTACCATGGGCGGTGTAGGTCGCAAAACCGTAATCGAGCACGTGCAGGTTTCCTACTCTGGCGACGATGCTTTTGAATGGTTTGGCGGTACCGTAAACTGCAAATACCTTATTTCTTACCGTGCATGGGATGATGATTTTGATACCGACAACGGTTTCAAAGGCAGCATCCAGTTTGGTGTAGTGCTTCGCGATCCCAATATTGCCGACCAGTCGGGCTCAAATGGTTTCGAGTCGGACAATGATGCTACTGGTACTGGCAACACACCCATTACCCAGCCCATTTTCTCAAACATTTCGGTATATGGCCCGCTTTGCTTCAACAGCACCATCAACAGCCTCTACCGTCGTGCACTGCACCTGCGCCGCAACACACGTACCTGTGTGTACAACTCTGTATTTGCCGGTTATCCCACAGGTCTGCTCATCGAAAGCTCATCTACACAGGGCAACGCTACCGCCGGCGATCTCCAGTTCCGTAACACAGCACTGGTGCAAATGACCGATACACTTGCTGCTTCAACAGCTGCAAACCCCAACAACGTAAACGGCGCATTCAACATCAGTACCTGGTTTGCTACTGCCGGTTTCAACAACCAAACCATTGGTCTGGCTTCTTCACTGGGTATCAACAACCTCAGCCTCACCAATCCTGATCTGCTCATCAGTGCTTCATCGCCCCTCAACAGCGGTGCTTCTTTCAGCAATGCCAACCTGAGCAACTCATTCTTTACCCCCACCAGCTACATCGGTGCTTTCGGCCCCACAGGTAACTGGATGGCCTGCTGGTCAGAATTCGACTGCCAGAACCAGCCTTACAATGCAGCTATCAACAACGTATTTACTGCTTCTGCTACTGCACAGGGTGCTACTACATTCTGCCAGGGTGGCTCGGTTTCACTTGATGCCACCACAGCCGGTGCTTCTTCTTACCTCTGGAGCAACGGTGCCACCACCGCTACCATCAGCGTAACCCAAAGCGGCACTTATTCCTGCACCGTAATGAAGCCCAATGGTTGCGAGGCTGTAACCAACTCGATCACCGTTACCGTTAACGCCCTGCCCGCAGTACCCACCATTGCGGCCAACGGCCCGGTAACCTTCTGCAACGGCGGTTCAGTACAACTCACCGCCAGCCAGGCTTCAGGTTTGCTGTGGAGCAACAACGCCACCTCACAGTCTATTACCGTAAATGCCTCAGGTACATTTGATGTAACCTACACCGATGCAAACGGCTGCAGCGCTACTTCGGCTGCTACCACAGTAACTGTAAATGCCAATCCTGCTGCGCCCAGCATCACCGCCAGCGGCCCCACCACGTTCTGTACCGGCGACAGTGTAACACTCAGCTCAAGCCAGGCTACAGGTAACCTGTGGAGCAATACCGCTACCAGCCAGAGCATCACTGTTACCACCTCTGGCAGCTACTCGGTAGTTTACACCGATGCAAATGGTTGCACCGCTACTTCAAACGCAGTACAGGTTTCGGTGAGCAATTCACCTGCTCCCACCGTACAGGCCACCGGCAGCACCACACTTTGCCCCGGCGAAACAGTTACCCTCACCTCAAGCATTGCCGATACTTACCTCTGGAGCACAGGTGCTACCACACAAAGCATCACCGTTTCTGCTGCAGGTTCATACAGCGTAACTGTAACCAACAGCAATGCCTGCAATGGTGTGGGTGCCTCTGCTCCGGTTACCGTAGTAGTTAATCCTGCTCCCACTGCCGGTTTCACCTTCTCTACCATCAACAACATTGTAACCTTCACCAACTCATCAACAGGTGGTACGGTTTACAACTGGGATTTCGGCGACAACAGCAGCTCAACCGCAGCCGCACCGCAGCACGTTTACCTGAGCAGCGGCAACTTCACCGTAACCCTCGTGGTAACCAATGCACAGGGTTGCACCGACACCATTACGCAGGTAATTCCGTTCTTCGTAGGTGTACAGGAGCAGCAGGAAATCAACAGCATCACCCTGTATCCGAACCCCGCAGGCGAACAGTTCAACCTGAACATTTCACTGGTTGATAATAACGATGTGCAGATCACTGCTTTCGATATGACCGGCAAGCTTCTCATTAACGAGAACAAGTCGCTCAACAGCGGAAATAATAACCTCAGCTACGATGTGACCAACTGGGAAAACGGTATCTACTTTGTACGTGTAGCTACAGGCTCAGTATCACAAACCATCAAAGTTGTAGTTAACCGATAA